The following proteins are encoded in a genomic region of Maribacter hydrothermalis:
- the rpsJ gene encoding 30S ribosomal protein S10 — translation MSQKIRIKLKSYDHNLVDKSAEKIVKTVKTTGAVVTGPIPLPTHKKIFTVLRSPHVNKKSREQFQLSSYKRLLDIYSSSSKTIDALMKLELPSGVEVEIKV, via the coding sequence ATGAGTCAAAAAATTAGAATAAAACTAAAATCTTACGATCATAATTTAGTAGATAAATCTGCTGAGAAGATTGTAAAGACGGTAAAGACTACTGGTGCTGTTGTAACAGGACCAATTCCTTTACCAACACATAAGAAAATTTTCACGGTTTTGCGTTCACCTCACGTGAATAAAAAATCAAGAGAGCAGTTTCAATTAAGTTCTTACAAGAGATTGTTGGATATTTATAGCTCTTCATCTAAAACTATTGATGCACTTATGAAGTTAGAACTTCCAAGTGGGGTAGAAGTAGAGATTAAAGTATAA
- a CDS encoding SusC/RagA family TonB-linked outer membrane protein — protein sequence MRTKLNGLLTLLLALVVHISFAQQKTVSGTVTDQGGLPLPGVNIVVVGTTTGTQTDFDGNYSISAAQGQTLLFTYIGQKAVRQAVGAGNTVNVAMEEDAQALEEVVVTAQGIKREKKSLGYAVSSVGEEDLEQKAEGDVGRVLNGKASGVLINAASGVSGSATNIIIRGFTSISGGNQPLFIVDGVPFSSDTNAQGDAIDGNVGSSRFLDLDPNNIANVNVLKGLAAANLYGTAGRNGVILITTKAGSTGGGKKKSEITVTSSLFYNQISTLPDYQDQYGNGFDQAYGEFFSNWGPDFNIPDANSFGSKYRGTNSQGTILIKHPYSNNAGVSAAFPEYQGQTYEYKPYDGVKDFFRTGTVTNNSVNATGASEDGKVSYSASFGNLRDEGFTPGNKLQRTTISVGGKAELSNRFTVNGTMNFTKSDVKSPPIAASLGNGSTGDGSSVFGHLFFTPRSVDLMGLPFQSPIDGRSVYYRGGNDIQNPRWTAENAFANQVTNRVFGSSQFSYKINDNLNVFWRTGLDFYTERNEIGQNKGGAEGYIQGRYQTYDNKNTIWDHTAQLNGMWQLTEKLDMNVNLGATSRRTEFSRQGVTSDQQSIFGVFKHYNFASQSSLNGTDPLQRDETQNIIGVYAQTEFGYDNFAYLTLAARNDWVSNFIENSIFYPSASLSILPTALIDGLQSQNGLNFLKLRAGYGTSAGFFGGYPVAATASLDTREFLKDGTLVSSIRVDDELANPGLSPELLKELEFGVESRFLNNRVSLDVSVYKKNTTDLISEQPLDPSTGYTSTVTNIGEVQVKGVEADLGVTLFRNDNPGGFNWNVNANFTADESTVVDLGQDTDNINIGGLFSDLSNFAVPNRPFGIIMGSRVLRDDAGNKVVASTGDYVEENGLFEIGDPNADWRLNVSNGFNYKNFSFNVDISYRHGGDVYSNTISALVGRGLTTDVQDRASTFILPGVTADGAVNTIQINNSDYYFTNVAFGPSELQVYDGSTLRLREISLGYSVPSKALDKTPFGSLSFTLSGQNLWFKSLNVPEGTNFDAENLGVGVGNALGFDFINSPGSRRYGMSIKATF from the coding sequence ATGAGAACAAAACTAAATGGATTGTTAACGTTACTACTAGCGTTAGTTGTGCATATTTCTTTTGCACAACAAAAAACAGTATCCGGTACGGTTACTGATCAAGGAGGGCTTCCTTTGCCCGGGGTTAACATTGTAGTCGTGGGTACCACTACTGGTACACAGACCGATTTTGATGGTAACTATTCAATTTCCGCTGCTCAAGGACAAACATTATTGTTTACCTACATTGGACAAAAAGCAGTTCGCCAAGCAGTTGGAGCAGGAAACACTGTAAATGTAGCTATGGAAGAAGATGCACAAGCATTGGAAGAAGTAGTTGTTACGGCGCAAGGTATTAAAAGAGAGAAAAAATCTCTTGGATATGCTGTTTCTTCTGTAGGTGAAGAAGATTTAGAACAAAAAGCAGAAGGTGATGTAGGTAGAGTACTTAACGGTAAAGCATCTGGGGTATTAATTAATGCTGCCAGTGGTGTATCGGGTTCTGCTACGAACATTATCATACGTGGTTTTACATCTATTTCTGGAGGTAACCAACCTCTTTTTATTGTAGATGGTGTTCCTTTTTCATCTGACACAAATGCACAAGGTGATGCTATTGATGGTAACGTAGGTTCAAGTAGATTCTTAGATCTAGATCCGAACAACATTGCCAATGTTAACGTATTAAAAGGTTTAGCTGCGGCTAACTTATATGGTACAGCAGGTAGAAACGGTGTAATTTTAATTACTACTAAAGCTGGTTCAACAGGCGGTGGTAAGAAAAAATCTGAAATAACGGTTACTTCTTCCCTTTTCTACAACCAAATTTCTACATTACCAGATTATCAAGATCAATATGGTAATGGGTTTGATCAGGCTTATGGTGAATTTTTCAGTAACTGGGGTCCTGATTTTAATATTCCTGATGCTAATAGTTTTGGCTCAAAATATAGAGGAACTAATTCTCAAGGTACAATCTTAATAAAGCACCCTTATTCTAACAATGCAGGTGTTAGTGCTGCATTTCCAGAATATCAAGGACAGACATACGAGTACAAGCCTTATGATGGTGTAAAAGATTTCTTCCGTACGGGAACGGTAACAAATAACTCTGTAAATGCTACAGGTGCTTCAGAGGATGGTAAAGTGTCTTACAGTGCTAGTTTTGGTAACTTAAGAGACGAAGGTTTTACACCTGGCAACAAATTACAAAGAACAACAATAAGTGTTGGTGGTAAAGCTGAATTAAGTAATAGATTTACTGTGAACGGTACAATGAACTTTACTAAAAGTGATGTTAAATCACCACCAATTGCTGCAAGTTTAGGTAATGGTTCTACAGGTGACGGTTCTTCTGTTTTTGGTCATTTATTCTTTACACCAAGAAGTGTTGATTTAATGGGATTACCATTCCAAAGCCCTATAGATGGTAGAAGTGTTTACTATAGAGGTGGTAACGATATTCAAAACCCAAGATGGACTGCTGAAAATGCTTTTGCAAATCAGGTGACAAATAGGGTTTTTGGTAGCTCACAATTCTCTTACAAAATTAACGATAACTTAAACGTATTTTGGAGAACTGGTTTAGATTTCTATACGGAACGTAACGAAATTGGCCAGAACAAAGGTGGAGCAGAAGGGTATATTCAAGGTAGATACCAAACATATGACAACAAAAACACGATTTGGGATCATACCGCACAATTAAATGGTATGTGGCAATTGACCGAAAAATTAGATATGAACGTTAACTTAGGAGCTACTTCTAGAAGAACAGAATTTTCTAGACAAGGGGTTACGAGTGATCAACAATCTATATTTGGTGTATTCAAGCATTACAATTTTGCCTCGCAATCGTCTCTTAATGGAACTGATCCTTTACAAAGAGATGAAACTCAAAATATCATTGGTGTATATGCGCAAACAGAATTTGGATATGACAATTTTGCATATTTAACTTTAGCGGCTAGAAATGATTGGGTTTCTAACTTCATTGAAAATTCAATATTTTACCCATCTGCGAGTTTGTCAATTTTACCAACCGCCCTTATCGACGGTTTACAATCGCAAAACGGACTTAATTTCTTGAAATTAAGAGCTGGTTACGGTACTTCTGCAGGTTTCTTTGGTGGATATCCTGTAGCTGCAACTGCATCCTTAGATACAAGAGAATTCTTAAAGGATGGTACTTTGGTATCCTCGATTAGAGTGGATGACGAATTGGCCAACCCAGGTCTAAGTCCAGAGTTATTAAAAGAACTAGAATTTGGAGTAGAGTCTAGATTTTTAAACAATAGGGTTTCTTTAGACGTATCTGTTTACAAAAAGAATACGACTGATTTAATATCTGAACAACCATTAGATCCTTCAACCGGATATACCAGTACAGTAACAAACATTGGAGAGGTTCAAGTAAAAGGTGTAGAAGCAGATTTAGGGGTAACCTTATTTAGAAATGACAACCCTGGAGGTTTCAATTGGAATGTAAATGCCAACTTTACTGCAGATGAATCTACAGTTGTAGATTTAGGCCAAGATACGGACAACATCAACATAGGTGGTCTTTTCTCCGATCTTTCTAACTTTGCTGTACCTAATAGACCTTTCGGTATTATTATGGGTAGTAGAGTTTTAAGAGATGATGCTGGAAACAAAGTTGTTGCCAGTACTGGTGATTATGTAGAAGAAAATGGTTTATTTGAAATTGGTGATCCAAATGCTGACTGGAGACTTAACGTAAGTAACGGATTTAACTATAAAAATTTCTCTTTTAACGTTGACATCTCTTACAGACATGGTGGTGATGTTTATTCTAATACGATTTCCGCTCTTGTAGGTAGAGGTTTAACTACTGATGTACAAGATAGAGCTTCAACTTTCATTCTTCCTGGAGTTACCGCTGATGGTGCCGTGAATACGATACAAATAAACAATTCTGATTATTATTTCACCAATGTCGCTTTTGGACCTTCGGAATTACAGGTTTACGATGGTAGTACACTTCGTTTAAGAGAAATTAGCTTAGGTTACTCTGTACCTAGTAAAGCTCTTGATAAAACACCTTTTGGATCTCTAAGTTTTACTTTAAGTGGTCAAAATCTTTGGTTTAAAAGTCTTAATGTTCCAGAAGGAACTAATTTTGATGCAGAAAATCTTGGAGTTGGTGTAGGTAATGCATTAGGATTTGACTTTATCAACAGTCCAGGTTCTAGAAGATATGGTATGTCTATAAAAGCAACATTTTAA
- the rpsG gene encoding 30S ribosomal protein S7 — protein MRKRQAKKRPLLPDPRFNDQLVTRFVNMMMWDGKKSVAFSVFYDAIDIVDAKKTDDEKTALELWKDALSNVMPHVEVRSRRVGGATFQIPMQIRPDRKISTAMKWLISYARKRNEKGMSQKLAGEILAAAKEEGAAVKKRTDTHKMAEANKAFSHFRF, from the coding sequence ATGAGAAAAAGACAGGCAAAGAAAAGACCACTTTTACCAGATCCAAGATTTAATGATCAGTTAGTGACGCGTTTCGTTAACATGATGATGTGGGATGGTAAGAAATCAGTAGCTTTTAGTGTATTTTACGATGCAATCGATATCGTTGATGCAAAAAAGACCGATGATGAAAAAACAGCTTTAGAGCTTTGGAAAGATGCATTAAGTAATGTAATGCCTCACGTAGAAGTAAGAAGTAGAAGAGTTGGTGGAGCTACGTTCCAAATTCCAATGCAAATTAGGCCGGACAGAAAAATATCTACTGCCATGAAATGGTTAATTAGTTATGCTAGAAAGCGTAATGAAAAAGGTATGTCTCAGAAATTAGCAGGTGAGATTCTAGCAGCGGCAAAAGAAGAAGGTGCGGCGGTTAAAAAAAGAACTGATACTCACAAAATGGCAGAGGCGAATAAGGCATTCTCTCACTTTAGATTCTAA
- the rplW gene encoding 50S ribosomal protein L23, giving the protein MSVLIKPIITEKMTADSELNNRYGFVVNPKANKLQIKDAVEATYGVSVKKVRTMNYGPSRKSRYTKTGVQHGKTNAIKKAIVDVVEGDIIDLYSNL; this is encoded by the coding sequence ATGAGTGTGTTAATAAAGCCAATTATAACGGAAAAGATGACTGCTGATAGCGAGTTGAACAACCGTTATGGATTCGTAGTTAACCCTAAGGCAAATAAATTGCAAATTAAAGATGCAGTTGAGGCTACTTATGGTGTTTCTGTGAAAAAGGTTCGTACAATGAATTACGGTCCTTCAAGAAAATCCAGATATACAAAAACTGGTGTGCAGCACGGTAAGACAAATGCTATTAAAAAGGCAATTGTTGATGTTGTAGAGGGAGATATAATCGATTTATATAGTAATCTATAA
- the fusA gene encoding elongation factor G, giving the protein MARDLKYTRNIGIAAHIDAGKTTTTERILFYTGVSHKLGEVHDGAATMDWMEQEQERGITITSAATTCEWTFPKENGEPTEDAKGYHFNIIDTPGHVDFTVEVNRSLRVLDGLVFLFSAVDGVEPQSETNWRLADNYKVPRIGFVNKMDRQGSNFLNVCKQVKEMLGSNAVPIVLPIGDEADFRGIVDLAKNRAIVWHEEGFGATFDVIDIPEDMKAEVKEYRAALIEAVAEYDEELMEKFFEDEDSITEEEVHAALRAAVMDRAIIPMVCGSSFKNKGVQFLLDAVCRYLPSPVDKEAIEGTNPDTGLAEKRKPSVKEPFAALAFKIATDPFVGRLAFFRTYSGRLDAGSYILNNRSGKKERISRIYQMHSNKQNAIDFIEAGDIGAAVGFKDIKTGDTMSDEKHPIVLESMNFPEPVIGIAVEPKTKADVDKLGMALSKLAEEDPTFQVKTDEASGQTIISGMGELHLDIIVDRLRREFKVEVNQGEPQVEYKEALTKTASHRETYKKQSGGRGKFGDIVFEMGPADEDFTGEGLQFVDEIKGGRIPKEFIPAVEKGFAAAMQNGPLAGYEMDTMKVVLKDGSFHAVDSDALSFELAAKMGYKAAGKAAGAVIMEPIMKLEVITPEENMGDIVGDLNRRRGTIGNMSDRAGAKVVKGTVPLSEMFGYVTSLRTLSSGRATSTMEFSHYAETPSNISAEVIKAAKGITA; this is encoded by the coding sequence ATGGCAAGAGATTTAAAATATACAAGAAATATTGGTATTGCAGCGCATATTGACGCTGGTAAAACTACGACTACCGAACGTATTCTTTTTTATACAGGGGTAAGTCATAAGTTGGGTGAAGTTCATGATGGCGCTGCTACTATGGACTGGATGGAGCAAGAGCAGGAGAGAGGTATTACAATTACTTCTGCGGCTACTACATGTGAATGGACATTTCCAAAAGAAAATGGTGAGCCTACCGAGGACGCTAAGGGTTATCATTTTAATATTATTGACACTCCGGGTCATGTTGATTTTACCGTAGAGGTTAATCGTTCGTTACGTGTATTGGATGGATTGGTGTTCCTATTTAGTGCGGTTGATGGTGTTGAGCCACAATCCGAAACTAACTGGAGACTGGCAGATAATTATAAGGTGCCAAGAATTGGTTTCGTTAATAAAATGGATCGTCAGGGTTCTAATTTTCTTAATGTATGTAAGCAGGTTAAGGAAATGCTAGGTTCCAATGCTGTGCCAATTGTACTTCCTATTGGTGATGAAGCTGATTTTAGGGGTATTGTTGATTTAGCAAAGAATAGAGCTATAGTATGGCACGAAGAAGGTTTTGGTGCTACTTTTGATGTTATTGACATTCCAGAAGATATGAAAGCAGAAGTTAAGGAGTATAGAGCTGCCTTAATTGAAGCTGTAGCGGAATATGATGAGGAGTTAATGGAGAAATTCTTCGAAGATGAAGATTCTATCACGGAGGAGGAAGTTCATGCTGCTTTAAGAGCTGCTGTTATGGATCGTGCGATCATACCTATGGTTTGTGGTTCTTCCTTTAAGAATAAAGGTGTTCAATTTTTATTGGATGCTGTTTGTAGATATTTACCTTCACCTGTGGATAAGGAAGCAATTGAAGGTACAAACCCAGATACTGGTTTAGCTGAAAAACGTAAGCCTAGTGTAAAGGAACCGTTTGCTGCGTTAGCTTTTAAAATTGCAACTGATCCGTTTGTAGGTAGATTAGCGTTTTTTAGAACCTATTCTGGTCGTTTAGATGCAGGTTCCTATATTTTGAACAATCGTTCAGGCAAAAAAGAACGTATCTCCCGTATTTATCAAATGCATTCAAATAAGCAAAATGCTATCGATTTTATTGAAGCTGGTGATATTGGAGCTGCTGTAGGATTTAAGGATATTAAGACTGGAGATACCATGTCTGATGAAAAGCATCCTATAGTTTTGGAGAGTATGAATTTTCCAGAACCAGTTATTGGTATTGCTGTTGAGCCTAAAACTAAGGCTGATGTGGATAAATTGGGTATGGCTTTGTCAAAGTTGGCTGAAGAAGACCCTACTTTTCAGGTAAAAACTGATGAAGCTTCTGGACAAACTATTATTTCTGGAATGGGCGAGCTACACCTAGATATTATTGTAGATCGTTTAAGAAGAGAGTTTAAAGTAGAGGTTAATCAAGGTGAACCTCAGGTTGAGTACAAAGAAGCATTGACTAAGACGGCTTCACACAGAGAAACTTACAAGAAGCAATCTGGTGGTCGTGGTAAGTTTGGTGATATTGTATTTGAAATGGGTCCTGCTGATGAGGATTTTACAGGCGAAGGATTACAGTTCGTAGATGAAATTAAAGGTGGTCGTATTCCAAAAGAATTTATTCCAGCGGTGGAGAAAGGGTTTGCTGCAGCAATGCAAAACGGACCTTTGGCCGGTTATGAAATGGATACCATGAAAGTAGTTCTTAAGGATGGTTCTTTCCACGCTGTGGATTCGGATGCGCTTTCTTTTGAGCTGGCTGCAAAAATGGGTTACAAGGCTGCGGGTAAAGCTGCAGGTGCTGTGATTATGGAGCCAATAATGAAACTAGAAGTTATTACTCCTGAGGAAAATATGGGTGATATCGTAGGGGATTTAAATAGACGTAGAGGAACAATTGGTAATATGAGCGATAGAGCGGGTGCTAAGGTCGTTAAAGGTACTGTGCCATTATCTGAAATGTTTGGTTATGTAACTTCTTTAAGAACATTATCTTCAGGTCGTGCGACTTCAACAATGGAATTTTCACACTACGCAGAGACGCCTTCCAATATTTCAGCGGAAGTAATAAAGGCAGCAAAAGGTATAACAGCATAA
- the rpsL gene encoding 30S ribosomal protein S12, translating to MPTISQLVRIGRETITKKSKSAALDSCPQRRGVCTRVYTTTPKKPNSAMRKVARVRLTNGKEVNAYIPGEGHNLQEHSIVLVRGGRVKDLPGVRYHIVRGALDTAGVAGRTQRRSKYGAKRPKK from the coding sequence ATGCCAACAATATCACAATTAGTACGAATAGGAAGAGAGACGATTACTAAGAAGAGTAAATCGGCTGCTTTGGATTCGTGTCCTCAGAGAAGGGGTGTTTGTACACGTGTTTATACTACTACACCAAAGAAGCCAAACTCAGCTATGAGAAAAGTAGCAAGGGTTAGGTTGACAAATGGTAAAGAAGTAAATGCTTACATTCCAGGAGAGGGTCACAATCTTCAAGAGCACTCGATAGTATTAGTAAGAGGCGGAAGAGTTAAAGATTTACCAGGGGTTAGGTATCATATTGTACGTGGTGCATTGGACACAGCAGGTGTGGCCGGTAGAACACAACGTAGATCAAAGTATGGTGCAAAAAGACCTAAGAAGTAA
- a CDS encoding SusD/RagB family nutrient-binding outer membrane lipoprotein, translating to MKIFIKNLVLTLFSAGLVLSCETTELNLITDPNAVSPDQATPDFYLNRVQEEFARFNDAFGTNGSQVTRIEQMGTRLYQQAYSPASQDAEWRFAYSSMLTDINAMNALADEANFKRHIGMGQVMQAFTIVTLVDFYGDVPYSDAIQGIENLNPSQDGGASIYAAALELLDAAKVNFTTTDNAADPDNDYYYSGDWDKWTKLANSLKLKIYAQSRLVDAGATGAFNAIITSGNYITSVDEDFQFTWGTNVVNPDSRHPNYIDNYTPQGSEDYMSNWLMNYMDNDKSISDPRIRYYYYRQAPITPGASDSDGPNQQNLSCSVEPAPAHMAGFTFCYLPNGYWGRDHGDDDGTPPDGQLKTTYGVYPAGGEFDDSTFASVNLGTGGGGAGIMPIFLAQTVDFLRAEMAYANNNAAGAKAFLLSGIQKSMDKTLAFGDLDSGADLSLAPTDDDVTDYIDEVDTLYEAAVGDEKLNLIAKEFFVALYGNGIDAYNFYRRTGYPNDLQPNLEPDPGAYIRSFLYPAVYANNNNTVTQKTSVTTKVFWDNNPDAGFPLSN from the coding sequence ATGAAAATATTTATTAAAAACTTAGTTCTAACACTTTTCTCAGCGGGGCTTGTCCTTTCTTGTGAGACTACTGAACTTAATCTGATTACTGACCCTAATGCGGTTAGTCCTGATCAAGCAACACCAGATTTTTATTTAAATCGTGTTCAAGAAGAATTTGCAAGGTTTAACGATGCCTTTGGAACGAACGGGTCTCAAGTTACCCGCATAGAACAAATGGGAACTCGTTTGTATCAGCAAGCCTATTCACCTGCTTCACAAGATGCAGAATGGAGATTTGCTTATTCATCTATGCTTACGGATATTAATGCTATGAATGCATTAGCCGATGAAGCTAATTTTAAAAGACACATTGGTATGGGTCAAGTAATGCAAGCCTTTACCATTGTTACTCTTGTAGATTTTTATGGTGATGTACCTTACTCAGATGCGATACAAGGAATAGAAAACTTAAATCCTTCACAAGATGGCGGTGCTTCAATTTATGCTGCTGCATTAGAATTATTAGATGCTGCAAAAGTAAATTTCACGACAACCGATAATGCTGCAGATCCAGACAATGATTACTACTATAGTGGTGATTGGGATAAATGGACAAAATTAGCCAACTCATTAAAGTTAAAGATCTATGCTCAAAGCAGATTAGTTGATGCAGGAGCTACAGGTGCTTTTAATGCTATTATCACTAGCGGTAATTATATCACTTCTGTTGATGAGGATTTTCAATTTACTTGGGGAACAAATGTTGTGAATCCTGATTCAAGACATCCGAATTACATTGACAATTACACACCGCAAGGTTCTGAAGATTATATGAGTAACTGGTTGATGAATTATATGGATAACGATAAATCTATCAGTGATCCAAGAATTAGATACTACTATTACAGACAAGCTCCTATTACACCAGGTGCAAGTGATTCAGATGGTCCTAATCAACAGAATTTATCTTGTAGTGTAGAACCTGCACCAGCACATATGGCCGGTTTCACTTTCTGCTATTTACCTAATGGGTATTGGGGTAGAGATCACGGTGATGATGATGGTACTCCTCCAGATGGTCAATTGAAGACTACGTACGGTGTATACCCTGCAGGTGGCGAATTCGATGACAGTACGTTTGCATCGGTTAATTTAGGAACAGGTGGCGGTGGCGCTGGTATTATGCCAATTTTCTTAGCGCAAACTGTAGATTTCCTTAGAGCTGAAATGGCATATGCGAACAATAACGCTGCTGGAGCCAAAGCATTTTTACTTAGTGGAATTCAAAAATCAATGGACAAAACATTAGCATTCGGTGATTTGGATAGTGGTGCAGATTTATCTTTAGCACCAACAGATGATGATGTTACCGATTATATTGATGAAGTTGACACACTTTACGAAGCAGCAGTAGGCGATGAAAAGCTTAATTTAATAGCTAAGGAATTTTTTGTTGCACTTTATGGTAACGGTATAGATGCCTATAACTTTTATAGAAGAACTGGATATCCAAATGATTTACAACCAAATCTTGAACCAGATCCGGGTGCATATATTAGATCCTTCCTATATCCAGCAGTTTATGCGAATAACAACAATACTGTTACACAAAAAACTTCTGTGACTACTAAAGTTTTCTGGGACAACAATCCTGATGCTGGTTTTCCATTATCAAACTAA
- the rplD gene encoding 50S ribosomal protein L4: MKIAVLDINGKDTGRKANLSDDVFAIEPNEHAVYLDVKQYLAHQRQGTHKAKERAEIAGSTRKIKKQKGTGTARAGSIKSPVFRGGGRIFGPRPRDYAQKLNKNLKRLARKSALTLKSKENAILVVEDFDFDTPKTKDFVQVLKAFGLENKKSLIVLGDSNKGVYLSSRNFKGSEVITNSELSTYKILNANSVVLLEGSLEGIESNLNK; this comes from the coding sequence ATGAAAATAGCAGTTTTAGATATTAACGGAAAAGACACAGGTAGAAAGGCAAACCTTTCTGATGATGTTTTCGCTATAGAGCCTAATGAGCACGCAGTTTACTTAGATGTTAAGCAATATTTAGCTCATCAAAGACAAGGTACGCACAAGGCAAAAGAAAGAGCAGAGATTGCAGGTAGTACAAGAAAGATTAAAAAACAAAAAGGTACTGGTACGGCCAGAGCTGGTAGTATTAAATCTCCTGTATTTAGAGGTGGTGGTAGAATTTTTGGACCAAGACCTAGAGATTATGCTCAAAAACTAAATAAAAATTTAAAGCGTTTGGCAAGAAAATCGGCATTGACTTTAAAGTCTAAAGAAAATGCAATTTTGGTAGTTGAAGACTTTGATTTTGATACTCCTAAGACTAAAGATTTCGTACAAGTTTTAAAGGCTTTTGGTCTTGAAAACAAAAAATCTTTAATAGTGTTGGGTGATTCAAATAAAGGTGTATATTTGTCTTCGCGTAATTTTAAAGGTTCTGAAGTTATAACTAACTCAGAATTAAGTACTTACAAGATTCTTAATGCAAATAGTGTTGTGTTGTTAGAAGGCTCTTTGGAAGGAATTGAATCGAATTTAAATAAATAA
- the rplC gene encoding 50S ribosomal protein L3, with protein sequence MSGLIGKKIGMTSIFDENGKNIPCTVIEAGPCVVTQVRTEGVDGYSALQLGFDDKAESRANKAELGHFKKAGTSPKKKVVEFQDFEGDFKLGDTIGVDVFVEGEFVDVIGTSKGKGFQGVVKRHGFGGVGQATHGQHNRLRAPGSIGAASYPARVFKGMKMAGRMGTDRVTVQNLRVLKVVPEKNLLVVKGCVPGHKNAYVTIQRWM encoded by the coding sequence ATGTCTGGGTTAATAGGAAAGAAAATAGGCATGACTAGTATATTTGACGAAAATGGAAAAAATATTCCATGTACCGTTATTGAAGCTGGACCATGTGTAGTTACCCAAGTCAGAACCGAAGGGGTTGACGGGTATAGTGCTCTTCAGCTTGGTTTCGATGACAAGGCAGAAAGTCGTGCTAATAAGGCTGAATTGGGCCATTTTAAAAAAGCAGGAACTTCTCCTAAGAAAAAAGTCGTTGAATTCCAAGATTTTGAAGGTGATTTTAAATTAGGAGACACCATTGGTGTTGATGTTTTTGTTGAAGGCGAATTCGTAGATGTTATTGGTACATCTAAAGGAAAAGGTTTTCAGGGTGTTGTAAAACGTCACGGTTTTGGTGGGGTTGGTCAAGCAACACACGGTCAGCATAACAGACTTAGGGCTCCAGGTTCTATTGGTGCTGCTTCATATCCTGCAAGAGTATTTAAAGGTATGAAAATGGCTGGTAGAATGGGTACGGATCGTGTAACGGTTCAGAACCTTAGAGTTTTAAAAGTAGTTCCAGAAAAGAATCTTTTAGTAGTAAAAGGTTGTGTTCCGGGCCATAAGAATGCTTATGTAACTATACAAAGGTGGATGTAA